In Hydractinia symbiolongicarpus strain clone_291-10 chromosome 4, HSymV2.1, whole genome shotgun sequence, the following proteins share a genomic window:
- the LOC130642100 gene encoding F-actin-capping protein subunit beta-like, translating to MTERQLDCALDLMRRLPPQQIEKNLSDLIDLVPELCEDLLSSVDQPLKIARDKETGKDYLLCDYNRDGDSYRSPWSNTYDPPLDDGALPSDKLRKLEVDANGAFDQYREMYFEGGVSSVYLWDLDHGFAGVILIKKAGDGSKKIRGCWDSIHVVEVKEKSGGRNATYKLTSTAMLWLQTNKESSGMMNLGGSLTRQKEMDIALSDASSHIVNIGKMVEEMENKIRNTLDEIYFGKTKHIVNDLRSVNDLGDERKQKSVQAELFKNLKARQEK from the exons ATG ACTGAAAGACAGCTTGATTGTGCATTGGATTTGATGCGAAGATTGCCTCCACAACAGATTGAGAAAAACTTGAGCGACCTGATAGATTTA gtCCCAGAATTATGCGAAGATCTTCTCTCGTCCGTTGATCAGCCATTAAAAATTGCGAGAGACAAAGAGACTGGGAAAGATTATTTACTTTGTGATTACAACCGAGATGGCGACTCCTATCGTTCACCATGGAGCAATACATATGATCCGCCATTAGATGACGGCGCTCTTCCATCAGATAAATTACGTAAATTAGAAGTCGATGCCAATGGAGCTTTTGACCAATATAGAGAAAT GTACTTTGAAGGCGGAGTATCTTCAGTGTATTTGTGGGATCTCGATCACGGTTTTGCAGGTGTTATTCTTATCAAGAAAG CTGGTGACGGTTCCAAGAAAATTCGAGGTTGTTGGGATTCCATCCATGTAGTGGAAGTTAAAGAAAAGAGTGGAGGACGTAATGCGACGTATAAATTAACTTCAACTGCAATGTTGTGGCTTCAG ACAAACAAAGAAAGTTCTGGTATGATGAATCTAGGGGGAAGTTTGACCAGACAG aaagaaaTGGATATTGCATTGAGCGATGCAAGCTCTCACATAGTTAACATAGGAAAAATGGTGGAA GAAATGGAGAATAAAATTAGAAACACATTGGATGAGATTTACTTTGGAAAAACGAAACATATTGTTAATGACCTTAG gagtGTGAATGATTTGGGTGATGAACGAAAACAAAAAAGCGTACAAGCTGAACTCTTCAAGAACTTGAAAGCAAGACAAGAAAAATAA
- the LOC130642101 gene encoding uncharacterized protein LOC130642101 gives MGKGAAILWNKEDVKRRSVLAEQKVGTEASYPTVLTSRKRKRNPEEWKNNLRKKAVNTGQEFSYQVKNNKDGQMITKKIKKREIKPPCQEKCRLQCSKSFTNEERLKIFHKFYNTGDKCKQSQQLATLVTQAPKKRSTKDENYQPKRNREFTRLYTLIRNGVQVKVCSTMFLNTLGINKKRVRTVLSNVTDTGAPLVDGRGRHKNHKTSEEREKLVIEHISCFKVVESHYVRKDAKYEYLPKELSVAEMYRMYSEWCSKKGYTLENYAFYYRVFKEKFNLKFQQPKKDKCDTCEAYNNLDKTQIDKEVEQSQKNHLHDKDRVREIKETCKKMASENTDVLAAAFDLQKVLLCPFGQTSSFYYSRRLTNHNFTITELDNMDTYCYFWNESQCRKGSVEVATCLKKFIQKRSEDGIRDFFLFCDRCGGQNNNRMIFIMLSDIMYTCGINSITLIYLVSGHSHSENDNAHSMIEQMVRNKTIYTSAEWETIIKCAFKKNRCFLEVLNHRDIIDYKNVSAFPEFNSVMLDKTEEEMTAKEKEQQKALNETIGMSNRKVNKVYWSEIVELKFEYNNPEQIFFKYSYDEGYRKATFSAPKREIRKKELVQRKKHMEKYPFPCGISSQKKEDLKKLCSKGLIPERHHSFFDNLPVTK, from the coding sequence ATGGGTAAAGGTGCAGCAATCCTTTGGAATAAAGAAGATGTCAAACGAAGATCAGTTTTAGCAGAACAAAAGGTTGGAACTGAAGCTTCATATCCAACAGTTCTCACTTCTAGAAAACGAAAAAGAAATCCAGAAgaatggaaaaataatttacggAAGAAAGCTGTAAATACAGGACAAGAATTTTCATACCAagtcaaaaataataaagatggtcaaatgataacaaaaaagattaaaaagagGGAGATAAAACCACCATGTCAAGAAAAGTGCCGCCTCCAATGTTCAAAATCCTTCACCAATGAAGAACGTTTGAAAATCTTTCACAAATTTTATAACACAGGTGACAAATGTAAACAATCTCAGCAGCTAGCGACATTGGTTACACAAGCTCCTAAAAAGCGGTCCACAAAAGATGAGAATTACCAACCGAAAAGAAATAGGGAGTTCACAAGGCTGTACACTTTGATCAGAAATGGTGTACAAGTCAAAGTGTGCTCTACTATGTTCCTCAACACACTTGGAATTAATAAGAAAAGAGTTCGTACTGTTTTGAGCAATGTCACAGACACAGGAGCTCCATTGGTCGATGGCAGAGGCAGGCACAAAAATCATAAAACTTCGGAGGAGAGAGAGAAGCTAGTAATTGAACACATCAGCTGTTTCAAAGTTGTTGAGTCTCATTATGTGAGAAAAGATGCCAAATATGAGTATTTACCAAAAGAACTCAGCGTAGCTGAAATGTATAGGATGTACAGTGAGTGGTGCAGCAAAAAGGGGTACACCTTAGAAAACTATGCGTTTTATTATCGTGTCTTCAaggaaaaatttaatttgaagTTTCAACAGCCAAAAAAAGATAAATGCGACACATGTGAGGCATACAACAATCTTGACAAGACACAAATTGATAAAGAAGTTGAACAGTCTCAAAAGAACCATCTTCATGATAAAGATCGTGTTCGAGAGATTAAAGAAACCTGTAAAAAAATGGCCAGTGAAAATACTGATGTTCTTGCTGCAGCCTTTGATCTTCAAAAGGTCTTGCTATGTCCCTTCGGACAAACAAGTTCCTTTTACTATTCACGTAGATTAACCAACCACAATTTTACCATCACTGAGCTAGATAACATGGATACTTACTGTTATTTTTGGAATGAATCACAGTGTCGAAAGGGGTCAGTTGAAGTTGCAACTTGTTTGAAGAAGTTCATCCAAAAAAGATCCGAAGATGGAATTCGtgactttttcttattttgcgaTAGATGTGGAGGACAAAACAACAATCGCATGATATTTATCATGCTATCTGATATAATGTACACGTGTGGGATCAATTCCATCACTTTAATCTATCTTGTGTCAGGTCATTCACATAGTGAGAATGACAATGCACATTCCATGATTGAACAAATGGTTAGGAATAAAACCATTTACACATCTGCTGAATGGGAAACTATTATCAAATGTGCTTTCAAAAAGAATCGATGTTTTCTGGAAGTTCTAAACCACAGGGATATTATTGATTACAAAAATGTATCTGCCTTTCCTGAATTCAATTCAGTGATGCTTGATAAGACAGAGGAGGAGATGACTGCCAAAGAGAAGGAGCAACAAAAGGCTTTAAATGAAACAATAGGTATGTCAAATAGGAAAGTAAACAAAGTCTACTGGTCAGAGATCGTTGAATTAAAATTTGAGTACAACAATCCTGagcaaatcttttttaaatacagcTATGATGAGGGGTATCGCAAAGCTACATTTTCTGCTCCAAAAAGAGaaataagaaagaaagaatTGGTTCAGAGGAAAAAGCATATGGAAAAATATCCATTTCCTTGTGGTATTTCAtcacaaaaaaaagaagatttaaagAAACTTTGTTCTAAAGGGTTGATTCCAGAACGACACCATTCCTTTTTTGATAACCTACCAGTTACAAAATGA
- the LOC130642099 gene encoding nuclear pore complex protein DDB_G0274915-like, giving the protein MNIQTRIENNKTISSILSVVVLSCVFDILWAFVIISTIYLLDHTFNAETVEVRYKKNKAGSATSYSRYKRQFSPGIYFKKHSKDDSPTCTDSQNIMFFADQKKSKNSDFRFGSKYGVAGQPKPSLMSLIHRKSSESKENYRPSDSQPLLAVVKNNMYLRRSSAVDSVQKSPLYRSMQSPTIGRSPSIFPSSSGVRSPSIYNNSGMRQFSVASPYNSPHVNNAVNTSINGLEVHGSYFINKSVLHSEEDSVNSFSLVNNSFNSPAGSVSEEPLNEYSHRKLSMSCGSRNSKSVYDHTSTAEVVSLLKEKSKRKRPMQTQQTVQENQSAKKTRFNDETFDSTLNELFPPVVTSGSLLRKKLATIRSSKKRYVSTASQYERPDKNESTSKRMKTAESLSRSKFGLSEQQATEMLVENNFQSNKEDETNNTVDKSALENAVKHVKETLTPYQDSVSKKIASTVNDKNNNNKDSTYYPEGVKQSALRNLKSPFKKLLHTNFPSNLQPGSTEKRRKHPVYFTAKIDIDEIQSNREEFGSRGASLKAFRLDQEEASNRVNDLFEEVDDKQTDLKKASFTTSESNLNGTTTLQQSNLLNVLKTTSTVSSFSFGAAAPVTTSETTPAANLFNTSTSQSLALNVSSSTAATTANSSSAALPVSTSQVATTSAKSVTFAFNPASTAVTTGSFSFKTATTSQVAGGIATTTLAAPSTGFSFGNKTVSDSSKNTTAAASSSTGFSFGSTVISAQSSSQLPGISFAAAPFSFGTASSGATSNTLISTVVASSSAAAFGISTATVTSTSSGINFGVSTAPTLGTGVNPSISSSIQSNPSTVSKNLFGAFTANSTAATSSMFTASSQPLNAFGASLVPSVSTVSTQSAVPTGFTFGSAATQNDFGISKSTEGPKISSSFITSNLQPSVFPSVNNTSSIFGNSATTLTASGTQNVFTATSTKNIFGAMPTSSSTTTAPSNGFGVPATSSNIFGVDTTQNVFSVAAATTTSVFGATTTSIAFGSAATAPSVFGGGAVTTAPNLFGATTTGGGFGATTTNAFGAPTTNAFGANTTNTFGAAKTSSVFGTAAVPSGFGASSTSGVFQVPTNTNNSSSIFGAPPNATNSSNIFGAPANTTNNTIFGAPANTTNSSSMFGSPTKNAFSASSTANVFGNSNTSSVFGQQPQTNGFQFGSSANQNSVFGQQNGNAFGAAGNSSTSVFGNNNNPTPFGNNAAASNPFGEQRPSSSAGFDFSASLKQPSINFGAAPSTNSFGVQPMAPAPVKPFGMSNPATPNFNAPSTPNFGTPQQPSFGTPQASSFGQQGFNTPSAGAFAIGSGNNPSRPTQRARRRMRR; this is encoded by the exons ATGAATATACAAACAAGGattgaaaataacaaaactatTTCTTCCATCCTTTCTGTAGTAGTACTCTCTTGTGTGTTTGACATCCTTTGGGCATTTGTTATTATTTCAACTATTTATTTACTTGACCATACCTTCAATGCAGAGACTGTAGAAGTACGTTATAAAAAGAATAAGGCTGGCAGTGCTACCTCATATAGCAGATACAAAAGACAATTTTCTCCCGGTATATATTTCAAGAAGCACAGCAAAGACGACAGCCCTACATGCACAGATTCACAAAACATAATGTTCTTTGCAGatcaaaaaaaatctaaaaacagtGATTTTAGGTTTGGCAGTAAATATGGGGTTGCAG GACAACCTAAGCCAAGTCTTATGTCACTTATTCACAGAAAATCATCTGAGAGTAAAGAGAATTACAGGCCAAGTGATTCACAACCACTTCTAGCTGTTGTGAAGAATAACATGTATCTAAG aAGATCCAGTGCTGTAGACTCAGTTCAGAAGAGTCCCTTATACAGAAGTATGCAGTCGCCGACGATTGGAAGAAGCCCAAGTATCTTTCCTAGCTCCTCAGGAGTCAGGTCACCTAGCATATATAATAACAGTGGTATGAGACAGTTTTCAGTTGCAAGTCCCTATAATAGTCCTCATGTAAATAATGCAGTGAACACTTCTATTAATGGATTAGAAGTTCATGGATCCTACTTTATCAATAAGAGTGTTCTACATAGTGAGGAAGACAGTGTGAACTCGTTTAGCCTTGTAAACAACAGCTTCAATTCTCCAGCAGGATCTGTTTCAGAAGAACCACTTAACGAGTATAGTCACAGAAAACTTTCAAT gTCATGTGGATCCAGAAACTCAAAATCAGTTTATGATCACACAAGCACTGCAGAAGTAGTATcactattaaaagaaaaaag TAAACGCAAACGTCCAATGCAAACACAGCAAACAGTGCAGGAGAACCAATCTGCCAAAAAAACAAGATTTAATGATGAAACCTTCGATTCGACGTTAAATGAGTTGTTTCCACCTGTTGTGACATCTGGATCGCTGTTGAGAAAAAAACTTGCAACAATTCGCTCTTCAAAGAAAAGATATGTGTCAACAGCAAGCCAGTATGAAAGACCTGATAAA aatgaATCAACGtcaaaaagaatgaaaacaGCAGAAAGTCTTAGTCGATCAAAATTTGGCTTATCTGAGCAACAAGCAACTGAAATGTTGGTCGAAAACAATTTTCAGTCTAACAAG gaAGATGAAACAAACAACACAGTGGATAAATCAGCTTTAG AGAATGCTGTGAAACATGTAAAAGAAACATTAACACCATACCAAGACAGTGTATCTAAAAAGATTGCATCCACTGTGaatgacaaaaacaataataataaagataGCACTTACTATCCAGAAGGTGTAAAACAGTCAGCTTTGAGAAATTTAAAG TCGCCATTCAAGAAGCTATTACACACGAACTTCCCATCTAACTTGCAACCTGGTTCAACAGAAAAGCGCAGAAAACATCCGGTGTATTTTACCGCCAAAATTGATATCGATGAAATCCAG AGCAACCGCGAAGAGTTTGGTTCGAGAGGGGCGTCTTTAAAAGCGTTTCGACTGGATCAAGAGGAGGCGTCGAATCGAGTAAACGATTTATTCGAAGAGGTTGATGATAAACAAACTGATTTAAAGAAGGCTT CCTTTACAACGTCCGAAAGCAATCTGAATGGGACAACAACCTTACAGCAATCAAATTTGTTGAacgttttaaaaacaacttCCACTGTTTCGTCGTTTTCATTTGGTGCAGCAGCTCCGGTAACAACGTCGGAAACAACACCAGCCGCTAATCTATTCAACACATCTACATCGCAATCACTTGCTTTAAATGTATCGAGTTCAACAGCTGCAACGACAGCTAATTCTTCTTCAGCAGCACTGCCTGTTTCGACATCACAAGTAGCCACAACTTCAGCGAAAAGTGTTACGTTCGCGTTTAATCCCGCTTCAACTGCTGTTACAACGGGTTCTTTTAGTTTTAAAACCGCCACAACTTCTCAAGTAGCCGGCGGGATAGCAACGACCACCCTAGCAGCACCTTCGACTGGATTTTCATTTGGAAACAAAACTGTGAGTGACAGCAGCAAAAACACAACGGCCGCTGCTTCTTCTTCGACAGGCTTTTCATTTGGAAGTACTGTCATCTCGGCTCAAAGCAGTAGTCAATTGCCTGGTATCTCTTTCGCCGCCGCACCCTTTTCGTTTGGGACAGCATCATCTGGAGCCACTTCAAACACTCTTATAAGTACTGTAGTTGCATCGTCTTCAGCAGCTGCATTTGGAATTTCCACAGCAACCGTAACTTCTACGTCAAGTGGCATTAATTTCGGAGTCAGTACTGCCCCCACATTGGGAACAGGAGTTAACCCCTCTATTTCTAGCAGCATACAGTCCAATCCATCAACagtcagcaaaaatttatttggtgCTTTTACAGCAAACTCGACAGCTGCTACTAGCAGTATGTTTACAGCCTCGTCCCAACCCCTTAATGCGTTTGGAGCGTCACTTGTACCTTCTGTAAGCACGGTGTCCACGCAGTCAGCTGTACCAACAGGTTTCACTTTCGGCTCCGCTGCTACACAAAATGATTTTGGCATTTCTAAATCCACTGAAGGGCCCAAGATTTCATCGTCTTTTATAACGTCGAATTTGCAACCGAGTGTTTTCCCATCTGTAAATAACACTTCGAGTATATTTGGTAACTCAGCTACAACTTTGACTGCTTCAGGAACCCAAAATGTATTTACTGCGACTTCCACGAAAAATATATTTGGAGCTATGCCGACTTCTTCCTCCACCACAACAGCTCCTTCAAATGGTTTTGGCGTTCCTGCGACGTCATCCAACATATTTGGCGTTGACACAACACAGAATGTTTTCAGCGTTGCTGCAGCTACTACAACTAGTGTCTTCGGAGCCACTACCACTTCAATTGCATTTGGTTCGGCTGCTACAGCTCCTAGCGTGTTTGGCGGTGGCGCTGTCACTACCGCTCCAAATTTATTTGGAGCTACGACGACTGGCGGTGGATTTGGTGCCACAACCACAAATGCTTTTGGTGCCCCAACCACAAATGCTTTTGGTGCCAATACCACAAATACTTTTGGTGCTGCCAAGACCTCCAGCGTTTTTGGTACTGCGGCTGTCCCAAGTGGATTTGGAGCATCTTCAACTTCCGGCGTGTTTCAAGTTCCTACTAATACTAACAATTCCTCCAGCATTTTCGGAGCACCGCCCAATGCCACTAACTCCTCCAATATTTTTGGAGCACCGGCTAATACCACCAACAACACCATTTTTGGAGCACCGGCTAATACCACCAACTCTTCAAGCATGTTTGGATCCCCAACAAAAAATGCATTCAGTGCTTCTTCAACCGCAAATGTGTTTGGTAACAGTAATACTTCATCCGTCTTTGGGCAACAGCCACAAACAAACGGTTTTCAGTTTGGATCATCTGCAAACCAGAATTCAGTTTTCGGTCAACAAAACGGAAATGCGTTCGGAGCAGCCGGAAACTCAAGTACGTCTGTGTTCGGTAATAACAATAATCCAACGCCATTTGGAAATAACGCTGCTGCTTCTAACCCTTTTGGAGAGCAACGACCATCATCATCTGCTGGTTTTGACTTTTCTGCTTCTTTGAAACAACCTTCTATAAATTTCGGAG CTGCTCCATCTACAAATTCATTTGGTGTTCAACCGATGGCTCCAGCTCCTGTTAAACCATTTGGTATGTCTAATCCAGCAACACCAAATTTCAATGCTCCATCTACGCCAAACTTCGGAACGCCACAGCAACCTTCCTTTGGTACACCGCAAGCAAGTTCGTTTGGCCAGCAAGGTTTTAATACGCCATCGGCAGGTGCTTTTGCGATTGGATCTGGAAACAATCCTTCTCGCCCAACCCAGAGAGCAAGAAGAAGAATGCGGCGTTAA